A genomic window from Salvia hispanica cultivar TCC Black 2014 chromosome 5, UniMelb_Shisp_WGS_1.0, whole genome shotgun sequence includes:
- the LOC125186346 gene encoding 2-hydroxy-6-oxo-6-phenylhexa-2,4-dienoate hydrolase-like has protein sequence MPRVVATINQDETQDPTTLADSDSCFSTFNGVQIHHKIISDALQQGKKRLTHPIILLHGFGASVFSWSRVMKPLADATGSQVVAFDRPAFGLTSRGQTSSGSQPLNPYSMMFSVLATMHFIDFLAADKAVLVGHSAGALVAVDTYFEAPERVAALILVAPAILAPFSIKSAVKENQKGNNQNQRKGLDSNTRDNFLFMFVSLIMGLTKWIGGMIYSLYQKTLSAILLSAFGVTLIRMIIDKFGTQAVRIAWYDSKQVTDDVLQGYTKPLMVKGWDRALAEFTVTILTDSASVSKDKRLSEISSPVLIITGDTDRLVPSWNSERLARAIPGSSFRVIDKCGHVPHEEKSHEFLSIVDEFLQGVFEAPPLAAT, from the exons ATGCCAAGAGTTGTTGCTACAATAAATCAGGATGAGACACAGGATCCAACTACTTTAGCTGATTCCGATAGTTGTTTCTCTACATTTAATGGGGTGCAAATACACCACAAGATTATTAGTGATGCTTTGCAGCAGGGGAAAAAAAGGCTCACTCACCCTATCATCTTGTTGCACGGCTTTGGAGCCTCAGTGTTTTCGTGGAGCCGAGTCATGAAACCATTAGCAGACGCCACCGGCTCTCAAGTTGTTGCATTTGACAGACCGGCCTTCGGATTGACCTCAAGGGGGCAGACCTCATCCGGGAGCCAACCCTTGAATCCATACTCGATGATGTTCTCTGTGTTGGCAACAATGCACTTCATCGACTTCTTGGCTGCTGACAAGGCCGTCCTCGTTGG CCATTCTGCCGGTGCACTTGTAGCTGTAGACACGTATTTTGAGGCGCCTGAGCGTGTGGCTGCTCTTATCCTTGTTGCTCCCGCTATTCTTGCACCTTTCTCTATAAAGAGTGCTgttaaagaaaatcaaaaggGAAACAATCAGAATCAGAGGAAGGGTCTCGACTCGAATACGAGggacaattttcttttcatgtttGTGAGTTTGATAATGGGGCTCACAAAATGGATAGGAGGCATGATATACTCTCTTTATCAGAAAACTCTTTCAGCAATCTTGCTCTCTGCATTTGGTGTAACTTTG ATAAGaatgataattgataaatttggAACACAAGCCGTTCGCATTGCATGGTATGATTCGAAACAAGTGACTGACGACGTCTTACAAGGCTATACAAAG CCGTTGATGGTGAAGGGCTGGGACAGGGCGCTTGCAGAGTTCACGGTCACGATACTGACAGACTCTGCGTCCGTATCAAAGGATAAGAGGCTGAGTGAAATCTCGAGTCCAG TTCTGATCATAACGGGAGACACAGACAGGCTTGTCCCCTCTTGGAACTCTGAGAGGCTCGCGCGAGCTATACCGGGATCCTCCTTCCGAGTAATTGACAAGTGTGGCCATGTGCCCCATGAAGAAAAGTCTCACGAATTTTTATCTATTGTAGACGAATTCCTGCAGGGAGTGTTTGAGGCTCCTCCCCTGGCAGCAACTTAG
- the LOC125186347 gene encoding BON1-associated protein 2, whose protein sequence is MGKKEKVWVEVWVISGRGLRRCSSSLWKLQWYAVGWIHPDHKYCTKIDASGTSNPLWKTGFSTALELDDPHLVLHVEVYSRDPIFLRDSLFGSVTVPFKEFLDKYSPDSPVYEVGSFQLRKTNSNKSLGFVDVSIRISQHRQEDEHPASSYLGGDEGFNLDNLSGAPNLDKGKSHQTETNHQTAASTSSSYQPPPLPPPPSNVGYIPNFFPVTSNYVNMPTVTGRGVGMGLGAGALAAGAVIFGDDSMPTYPPF, encoded by the exons ATGGGGAAGAAGGAGAAGGTATGGGTGGAGGTTTGGGTGATCTCTGGTCGAGGCCTGCGGCGATGTTCATCATCTCTGTGGAAGCTCCAATGGTACGCCGTGGGATGGATTCATCCCGACCACAAGTACTGCACCAAGATCGACGCCTCAGGAACATCCAACCCCCTTTGGAAGACTGGGTTTTCGACGGCGCTTGAATTGGATGATCCACACTTGGTTCTTCACGTTGAGGTCTACAGCCGCGACCCCATCTTTCTTCGAGACTCACTCTTCGGCTCCGTAACTGTTCCTTTCAAAGAATTTCTGGACAAATATAGCCCCGATTCTCCGGTTTATGAGGTCGGCAGCTTCCAGTTGAGGAAAACCAACTCCAACAAATCTCTCGGATTTGTCGATGTCTCTATTCGGATCTCGCAACACAGACAAGAAGATGAACACCCTGCTTCCTCATATCTAG GCGGTGATGAGGGGTTCAACTTGGACAATCTTAGTGGCGCACCTAATTTGGACAAAGGCAAATCCCACCAAACAGAAACCAACCATCAGACTGCAGCCAGCACCAGCAGCAGTTACCAGCCACCACCACTGCCGCCGCCTCCATCTAATGTGGGATACATTCCCAACTTCTTCCCCGTCACAAGTAACTACGTGAACATGCCAACTGTGACAGGGCGTGGGGTCGGAATGGGACTAGGGGCTGGAGCATTGGCCGCGGGTGCAGTCATCTTTGGAGATGATTCCATGCCAACTTATCCTCCTTTCTAG
- the LOC125190777 gene encoding probable acetyltransferase TAP2, with protein sequence MAVAAAVQVGNLPSKFQRPKIAARMKANSAPLFVSTNPSDVNLHQLRELYAVCDHSCHRFPNTDGAGSVEPVDALKLSTALSHSSVVVSVFTNAESVASVGGNWIRKLTPKNGRLIGFGRAVSDLVLTATIYDVMVHPYYRGKGIGRTIVKKIIRMLINRDIYDIAALCNDNERLFFRACGFGDDMLGATTMMYTAAAASEEEDMIVAGRKLLLLPPQRQFKHK encoded by the exons ATGGCGGTTGCAGCGGCCGTACAAGTCGGTAATCTTCCCTCCAAGTTTCAACGACCCAAAATCGCCGCCCGAATGAAGGCCAACTCTGCGCCACTATTCGTATCAACGAATCCATCCGACGTGAATCTACATCAGCTGCGAGAGCTGTACGCCGTCTGCGACCACTCCTGCCACCGCTTCCCCAATACCGACGGCGCGGGAAGCGTGGAGCCAGTCGACGCGCTCAAGCTCAGCACCGCCCTTTCCCACAGCTCCGTCGTCGTCTCCGTCTTCACGAATGCCGAATCGGTCGCGAGTGTCGGCGGAAATTGGATCAGAAAACTGACGCCCAAAAATGGGCGGCTGATAGGCTTCGGCCGAGCGGTTTCCGATTTGGTACTCACAGCCACCATCTATGACGTCATG GTTCACCCTTATTATCGCGGTAAGGGAATTGGTCGGACAATTGTTAAGAAGATAATAAG AATGCTCATTAACAGAGACATATATGATATAGCTGCCCTCTGCAATGATAACGAAAG GCTATTTTTCAGAGCATGTGGATTTGGAGACGATATGCTGGGAGCGACTACGATGATGTAtactgctgctgctgcttcgGAGGAAGAGGATATGATAGTTGCTGGCAGAAAGCTGCTTCTACTTCCTCCTCAAAGACAATTTAAGCACAAGTAG